A DNA window from Chelonoidis abingdonii isolate Lonesome George unplaced genomic scaffold, CheloAbing_2.0 scaffold0008, whole genome shotgun sequence contains the following coding sequences:
- the LRRN4CL gene encoding LRRN4 C-terminal-like protein, producing MTILLGLSAPVLTVACLLILCPGGAPTSMGGSLPLPPKGQSHWPWLRAQESSLLASLTPQHNLGTDYYSYEDLSTLDTPKMPSSQHPPHQPCDYHHCRHLQTACAELSKDTGCLCPGVTGPDVPPEPPQLGPVQVTESGASLHWCAPSSTVWEYRLMYQADGGHTIAGPIFNSTFRMAVLVGLHPSTSYLVCVMAANQAGASPTDDGSRPHGPCRTIRTLAPQLPYAYVAAGLAAMFGLVVVATLTWHFALRSRRRQFHGSQDNILDGEVGPSGVANGLYKGEEQL from the coding sequence ATGACCATCCTCCTGGGACTGTCGGCTCCAGTCCTCACAGTTGCTTGCCTCCTGATCCTGTGCCCAGGGGGGGCTCCGACGAGCATGGGAGGCtccctaccccttcccccaaagggccagagccactGGCCCTGGCTCCGTGCTCAGGAGAGCAGCCTCCTTGCCTCTCTCACGCCCCAGCACAACTTGGGGACAGACTATTACAGCTATGAGGACCTCTCCACCCTGGATACCCCAAAGATGCCTAGCTCCCAGCACCCACCCCATCAGCCTTGTGACTACCACCATTGCCGCCACCTGCAGACAGCCTGTGCAGAGTTGAGCAAGGATACCGGTTGCCTGTGCCCTGGGGTGACTGGCCCAGATGTGCCCCCAGAGCCACCCCAGCTGGGGCCAGTGCAAGTCACTGAGTCTGGGGCCAGCCTGCATTGGTGtgccccctcctccacagtgTGGGAGTACCGACTGATGTACCAGGCTGATGGGGGCCACACCATTGCTGGTCCCATCTTCAACAGCACCTTCCGGATGGCAGTGCTTGTGGGGCTGCATCCCAGCACCTCCTACCTGGTGTGTGTCATGGCAGCCAACCAGGCTGGTGCCAGCCCCACTGACGATGGGAGTCGGCCCCATGGACCATGCCGCACCATCCGCACCCTGGCGCCCCAGCTTCCTTATGCATATGTGGCGGCAGGACTGGCGGCCATGTTCGGCCTGGTGGTGGTAGCCACGCTGACTTGGCACTTTGCCCTGCGCTCGAGGAGACGGCAGTTCCATGGCTCCCAGGACAACatcctggatggggaggtggggccAAGTGGGGTGGCCAATGGCTTATACAAGGGCGAGGAGCAGCTGTAG